GACATTGGTTTGCATTGCATTATCTATTTTATCTATAAGGTGATTAGGTACCGTTCTTCCTGCGCGGGTGAGCATCACTGCTGGTCCGTAGTAGCCGTATGCAATGGCATTTTTATGTAAGTCGAAGGCTCTGTAATCTAGAGGAACGAAGTTTTTACTCGTCTTACGTTCAACTCCTGTTTCAATAAAGCGGGCAATCTCGCTAACTTCATGCTGGATCTGTTTGTCGTCGAATAGGCTCGGAGTCGAGGGTAATATCTTGTATGGTTGCGCATGCTTTTCAGCTATTTGTGGTTGGAACTGCTGCGCTAAGGTGAAAACTAGTTTTTTCGCTTCTAGATGCTGACTATTGGCAAGAAGTTTAATGACCTCGCTAATACGAGTATCTAATTTACAATCTTGTTCTAGCTTAGTTAATAGTTTCCAGCAAATGGGTTTATGGAGATCGAAAAAATTTTGAATGGGTAATATCATGCTATAAAGCACCATTGAAAGAGCATACCAGTCACCCGCAAACGTATTGCCGTTTTTAAGCAGTAAGTCATAATCACTAAAGCCTGGCGTTGTCAGCACCGGAATATTTTCTCTGTCTATCACAACATTCTCATGATCCAATTTGTAAGAGCCATCAAAGTCTATGAAGCGAATAGTGTGTCTTTCTCCATCAACCATAATATTATTTGGAGAAATATCACCTAATACTATGTTTGCATCATGTGCGACTTCAATTGCTTCAATACAACTATTAGCGATCCAAGCGAACACACCTTTGAATCGCTCAGCAGATGCACTCGTTCCTGTAAATGGCACTAGAGTACATTCATTACTGGCTCTAAATTGCCTTAATGTGATCCCCGTTACAAACTCTTCAACAAGGAATGAGTGCTCCCACTCAAGAAACCAATCGATCGCTTTTGGAAAGTACTGACAATCTTGCAGTGCCTGCAAAGTGTCGTATTCGTTTTGTAGTACTCTTTCGGCATAGACGCTGGCCTTAGTCATAGAGCGAAAGCTGATATTAGGGCGAGCTTCCTTTATAACCACTTCTGATTTTGTCTTTAGATCTAGGGCTTTATATACACCTCCACTATTTGAAAATGCCAATGCCTCGAGTATTTGATAGCGTTGTTTTAGGGGCGTGTTGGTTTCATTTATTGGTAGTGGTTCGGGAAACGGTTCAGCAATCCAATCTGGTAATTGATAGAAGGGTGTTCGAAGATCCTCCGTGAGCAGTCCGGTGTTATTTTTGATGCAAGCGACTGATTTTCCGCTTACTTGAAGCTTGGGTAAAAGTAAAAATCCACCATAGCGATAGTGAACTACTTGACTATCTTTGTATCGTTTATCTGACAGTATATAGGGGCCACTGTTGGCTTCTAGAGCGACGTGAAGTGCGTCTATTAGCGTACGAAAAATGGCATTATTCTGTGGATATATTGTAATCAGCTTTCCTGCACTGCTACGCGAACATGACTTTGAATTCATATTCCCAGCAATATCTTTGCGACAAATAACTTTAAATGCAGTTCCATACTTTATGCAACAAGCGACTGTTTTTTCTATAACATCAATAATTTCATTCTGTACTGATGAAATGTGTATTTTAAAGCCTTGCAAGGGTAAATTTAGAGGGCCATTTGATGCTGACAGCCAAATGCTCTTACGTGTAATAATCCAATAATCAGGCAATAATTTTTTGATAGTATCTTCATAGAGTTCGTCGGCAGATAACTCCGTAGGGTGAGTAAAGAAATATCGATCTCCATACGTATAAAGATTATTGCTCATAAAAGTTCCTTTTTTTAATGCACGTAATATTCTAAATTAAATACGCCGCAGTAAAGGTAATTACTGCGGCGACTAAACAAATATTAGTGGAAAATTGTTTACTAATAATTGTTCACGGTTTTTCTAGTTTTGTTCACCGCAATGATTACTGATTGTGCTCCATTCCATTAACTCAGCATCGGAAGAACTAGTAAGCGATTGCAATTTAAGTATGTTATTCATTAAATCAATTCCTTTTGTTGGGTATCTAGTTTTGTGTTAGTCTTGTCCGCGGTCGCCGCAATGGTTACTGATCGTACTCCATTCCATTAGTTCAGCATCAGAAGAGGTGGCAAGTGTTTGTAGATTTAGTATGTTATTCATTAATTCAATTCCTTTTATTTGGTATCTAGTTTTGTATTAGTCTTGTCCGCGGTCGCCGCAATGGTTACTGATCGTGCTCCATTCCATTAATTCAGCATCAGAAGAGGCAGCAAGTGTTTGTAGATTTAGTATGTTATTCATTATTTTAATTCCTTTTGTTTGGTATCTAGTTTTGTATTAGTCTTGTCCGCGGTCGCCGCAATGGTTACTGATCGTGCTCCATTCCATTAGTTCAGTATCAGCAGAGGCAGCAAGTGTTTGTAGGTTTAGTATATTGTTCATCATTTAAATTCCTTTTGTTTTGATTGTCTGTTTGACAGAGTAAAGACTATTTGAAATTTAGTTTTTAGAAAAGCTGTAACAATTAACAGGGTAGTAATTGTGATTAGTTACACTAAATGCTTTAAATTGTTTTTAGTTTTGTAATAAAGGTCGCTGGCTAGGTTCAGGATTTGTTTAAAATAAACAAATTAATGGTTGTGTCTAATCTCTATATTCACATATTTAAACTTGCTAATAGTAGTTGCACAACATATTTTATTTTCACTTCGTATTTATACAAAGGTACTCATTAATAATTATTAGTGCGACGAGTGAGGCTCCCCCAGGGCAACCGCATGAGTGCTTAGTTTTCAACCTCCGCACTCAAGCCTGCAATTAAAACGCTTTCAAGCATCACTGGATTCATTAAACACCGCTTCTGTTTACCGACAATACTCAGTTTGGTTGGCTCTGAACGCAACATATTCAACGCCATATGACGTAAACAAGCTAAGTTTTCTGCACCGTTATCTTTATAAATCTGGCAAGCATCCTCATCCATACTGACATCGAGCACCCAATGCATTGACTCGATACCCCAATGTTCACGTACTGCAGACGCGGCCTGCTTAGCGCTCAATTCCTTTGAACTGATGTAGTAACGATACTCAAGTCCAACGGACTTACCCTGTTTGTATCGAAAGCTTTCTATCATGATGATACTTTTTAAGTTCTTCCACCGCGTAAAGTTGCCATCAAGCTCTTGCGCATTTAACACGGTGCATTGTCGAGACTCAATTCGACCATGTCCTTTTTCAAAGTCTATCTTACCCAATACGGCTAAGCGTGTTGGTTTAAAGGATTTTTCAATGGCTTGTCGCAACTTGCCTTGATTGCTTTTAACCGCGAGTAAATAGTCACCATCTTGAGCTACAATCGTCCTAGCTATCTTTGTCTGGCAAGCCATAGCATCAATTGTGACTACAGCTCCGCGTAAATCGAGAATCTTAAGCAGTTCTGGAATAGCAGTGATTTCATTGCCTTTCTGAGCCGTTTTAACCTGACCAAGCACGAGTTTGTTTGATGAAGTGTAGGCACTTATCATGTGAATGGTACTTGACCTGTCTTCGCGGTTATACGAACCACGAAGTGTTTTCCCATCAATAGCGATCACTTGACCTTCTGTCAGAGCATGAATCGATTGCATCCAGGCTAAAAAGCATTGTTGGAATTGCTCTGGTTCAATCCTCGAGAGAATACGAGCAATAGTGTCATCAGCTGGAATATCGTTTATAAACATGCCATTGCTTTTAAACCATTGATGGTGGTCTAAGATATACTCTCTAATATCAAACCAACCTTTAGCGCCCGCAATAACGGCGCAAAGGGAACCGAATAAGACCTCAAAGAGTGGTAAGCCCCTAGAACAGTAGACACTTCATAGAGTTATACTTAACCAAAAATATGAGGTGTTACATGCGCGGAAAACGATATCCCGATGAGTTCAAAATTGAAGCCGTTAAACAGGTCACTGAACGTGGCTATAAAATAGCAGATGTTGCTGACAGATTAGGGGTTACTTCCAAAAGTTTGCACAACTGGATTAACAAGTTTGATAAGCCAGAAAAGCAGCACATCACCATTGATAATCAGCAAGACGAAATACGTAAGCTCAAGGCGGAGCTTCGCCGTGTAACCGAAGAGCGAAACATCCTAAAGGAGGCCGCCGTGTACTTTGCAAGCGAGTCAAAGAAAAGTACACGTTCATAAAGTCTAGGCTCAAGCAGTATCCTGTGAAAATCTTATGCGAAATACTTGGAGTCCATCGTAGTGGTTTCTATGCCTGGCTGAAGGAACCTCAGAGTCGAAGAGCGACTGAAGACAAACGCTTGCTGGGTAAGATTAAACAGTTTTGGCTGGAAAGTGGTTGCGTTTATGGCTATCGAAATATCACCTTGGACCTTAAAGATGATGGTGAAGTTGTTGGTAAAAACCGTGTATATCGAATCATGAAACAGGCTGAAATTAAAGCTGTACGAGGTTATAAACGCAATCCAACCTTTGGCGGAGGCGATGTTAACCATACGGCACCTAATACATTAAATCGAGGCTTTGATGTCGTCAAACCCAATATGATTTGGGTGACCGATTTCACTTATATTCGTACCCATGAAGGCTGGCTGTATCTCACCGTTGTGATAGACCTTTTTTCAAGACAAGTCGTAGGATGGACGATGAAAAGTACACCGAAGGCAGAGTTAGTTATAGATGCTCTATTGATGGCTATATGGAGACGCTCACCTACAGAAAAGGTGCTAATACATTCCGATCAAGGAGTGCAATATACCTGCTCAGATTGGCGTAGTTTTCTAAAAGAGCACAACCTTGAAGCCAGTATGAGCCGAAGAGGAAACTGCCATGATAATGCTGTCGCTGAGAGTTTCTTCTCGCTGCTGAAAAAAGACAGGGTTAAGCGAAAAGTCTATAAAACCAGAGATGAAGCACGCTCAGAAGTATTTAACTATATCGAATATTTCTATAATCCAGTGCGGCATCATGGTAGTAATAATGGACTGTCTCCGATCAAGTTCGAGAAGCAGTATTATGAAAACCTAGAAAGGTCTAGAAAACTGGGGGCTTACCACTCATAACCTTCTGAAGCTACTAATTTTTAGTCGATTGAACAAATGAATAACATTCACCTTTCTTTTTTATGCACATCTTTATATGCAAGCATATCAAGCAAGCGTTCCTCTCTTTCTGCTGTAAAACCGCAAGAGTGTCGCCACTCTTTAGGATTCTCGTATGTGCCAAAAAGCATATCCCACCATACAATGTCACCGTAGTTATTCTTGTGACGCCCTGCCTGATGATGAATTCTATGCATTTCAGGCCTTTGAAATATATAACCTATCCAATGGGGAGTTTTAACATTTGTATGGTAGAAAAACTCGCCAATAGCGGTGCAAAAGGTATAAATAGCGGCGCCTTCAAGGGAGAGTCCTAGTAGGGTATAGACAAGCAAACTGCCTAAAATGGAGTTTACGACCATTTCACCAGGGTGTTTATAGAAAGATGTAATAACTTCTAATCTTCTAGGGCTGTGGTGAATCTGATGAAACCCGATCCATAACATATCAAATTCGTGGCGCCATCTATGCCACCAGTAAAATACAAATGTTGCAATAAAGTAGGCTATCAAGGCGCCTAAAGCCGGTGACGCTATTTCTGATAAATTAAAAACAGACCAAGAGGAAAACCACTGCTCCCATGAAACTCCTGCCAAAAACACCACTCTAATTTGAACAGCGTTAATTAATAGCACTCGAATAGGCCATGTTCTGATGCTGGGCAGAGGCCAACCAGGGATAGCTCGCTCCAGAATGAAGCAAGCGCAAAATATGATTAAAATTGTTGAAAGCATCCTTACTCTCCCATAAATACAATGGTTTGTTGTGGCTTGAATGAATGAAGGTATCACTCCTATGTCATTGTAGCAAAGTGGTTTTTGTGATTACCCATGGCCGCGTATTCAAGGCTGATTCAGCTCCTGGTAATATTTGGAATGTACTTCTACTTATGAGCGCAGTAGAGTGATGTCCAACTCACTGCTGGCCGTTATAAGCTATTGTGTTGCTGCTGAGGTTTGCACTGTAAATCTAGTCTAGCCAACCTCAAACAAACCAACTTTCGCTATAGATTTGTCCGATAACGGACATTCTTTTAATTTGTAAAACCGTACTCTGTTCTGTATCGAAAATACGCTCAGTTGTGTAGCCAAATTCACGGCTGAGTTTTAAATCTTAACAGGTGATAGAGTGAAACAGTTTTTAATGGTCATGCTGAGCTTGCTAGCTTTTAGCTGTGGGGCCAGCTTTGATGAAAAAGTAGCGGCTTCGTTTGCGGCTAAATACGAAGTTTGTGCCTTAAAGTTAAAAGATACTCAAGGTTATAAGCTTAAGGCGTTAGGGCTTAAAATTAAGGCCGATGAGATTGGCAGGGATAAGGTCAGTGCCGACTACGTTAAAGCCTTTATTAAAGAGAAGAATAAAGCTTGGTTGTTACCCTTGCATAAATGCAAAAAGTTCGCTGATAGACTTTAGTTTTTTGAGCGCTGGTCGCCATTGAAACCATCAATCAACATTGAGGCTGTCTTTAGCCTAACCGTTCTCCGTGGACGGTTTTCTTGTATGAATATGAAGCCCTTAATGTGCCATGATAATATTTGGCGGCCGTCGGTAGCACTCTTTCGTAAAGGTATTAATGTGATTGACTCAAAGCTTTTAAAAGCAATTAATTGGAATACTGAACTATCAGCTGATTTGACTGGGAAACTGTTGTCAATTGCGCAGCTAAAAACGCAGTTAACATCAAGTACAATGGATGGTTCAAGCATCGCGCATCAAGGAGCCAGCTTCATAGTGGAAGGCACGGTTACTATTTGCTTGCAAACTCCAAATCTTAAAACCGTCAATAACATAGTGATGGGGAAAGGTGATTGGTTTGGTAATTATGACAGCCGTAATAGCCTATATACGCCATTTTTCATTACAGAAATTGATGCTGTCACACTTATCCACTTTAGCAACTTCGATCTGCATCGCCTCGCGCAGGATAACCTTGAGATTTACAAATGGTTTCATTCGTTATCGTTAGAATCCAAAGCAAAATGGTTGCAGTCGCAGCTGATGATGAGCGAAAACAAACTTAAACGTGTGGTATATCTGCTGTTAGAGCTTGCAGCTCATATTCCTCTAATACGAGGTGAGACACCGAAGATTGATCTCTCTCAGCAACAGATTAGCCAGATAACCGGAATTGCCCGTCAGCGCGTGAATGAGGTTATCAAGCAATTAGAAAAAGAAAAATTAGTGGAAATTAAGCGCAGTTGTATCTACTTAACGAATCTAACAGGACTGGGTAGAGTGCTTGATAAAGTTGATTTGAGTATCCGTGATCCTAGATTGATGATTACTCATTGAATGAAAAAACCATCGTCACAATGGTGGTTTTTTCATCAGATAAAGTATCTATAAATGCAGGTGATAATTCCATTCTAGAGTAACCAAGCGCTATTAACTGTTTGCTAGTGTTGTAGCCTGTAGTGAAGATTGCAAATTGGTCAACTCTGCCGCGCTCAAAAGCCTCATCGACCCCTCTGCGAGATCCCCAAGCTGCAAACTCTGAATCGATACCCGTTTAAGGTCGATAACTTTGTACCCTAATGCCTGTGACATGCGGCGTATTTGTCTATTTAGCCCCTGAGTGAGGATAATTTGATAACTATCGTCAGCTAAGCGACTCATTTTGCAGGGTAGGGTGGTGATGTCTTTATAGCTAACACCTGCCGCCATCTGTAGGAGAAAATCATCATTGAACATGCGATCGACCCTTACCTGATAGGTCTTGCTGTGACCATAGTCAGGGTGCATTAGCTGGTGGGTCAGTTCACCATCGTTAGTCAATATCAGCAAGCCGCGAGAATCCTTGTCGAGCCGACCTACAGGGTAAAGTCGCGGCGATTCAGGCAGTAAATGCAGCAAGCTATTGGGTAGATGAGCAAGCAAACGACTATCAGTGCCGACGGCTTTATTGAATAACCAATAGGCTTTGGCTTCAACTGCGGCGATTAAGCGACCATTGACGAAGATCTGCTCTTGGCAATGCATGCCATTGGGCGTGTCGATTATCGTCACTGTATCAATGTGGTTCGCGAGGCGTGCTTCAATCATTACCTGACCATCTCTAATCAAGCGAGTGGCGGCGCGGCGAGAACAGCAACCGGTTAAGGAGAGATATTTAGCGAGTCTCATGGTTGGAATTATTGCTCTCCAGCTAGATAGCGTTGTGACAGTTCTCGGTAGTTTTTAATCGCAATTTTGCGAATAGTCCACGCAAAAGATAAACACCAAAGCATAACGACATTAGTTTGAATCCACATGGTGATAGCGACCCAACAAGGACTTGTTTC
The Shewanella sp. KX20019 DNA segment above includes these coding regions:
- a CDS encoding Crp/Fnr family transcriptional regulator, which encodes MNMKPLMCHDNIWRPSVALFRKGINVIDSKLLKAINWNTELSADLTGKLLSIAQLKTQLTSSTMDGSSIAHQGASFIVEGTVTICLQTPNLKTVNNIVMGKGDWFGNYDSRNSLYTPFFITEIDAVTLIHFSNFDLHRLAQDNLEIYKWFHSLSLESKAKWLQSQLMMSENKLKRVVYLLLELAAHIPLIRGETPKIDLSQQQISQITGIARQRVNEVIKQLEKEKLVEIKRSCIYLTNLTGLGRVLDKVDLSIRDPRLMITH
- a CDS encoding class III lanthipeptide codes for the protein MMNNILNLQTLAASADTELMEWSTISNHCGDRGQD
- a CDS encoding class III lanthipeptide, with protein sequence MNNILNLQTLAASSDAELMEWSTISNHCGDRGQD
- a CDS encoding class III lanthipeptide, which translates into the protein MNNILKLQSLTSSSDAELMEWSTISNHCGEQN
- a CDS encoding class III lanthipeptide, with product MNNILNLQTLATSSDAELMEWSTISNHCGDRGQD
- the lanKC gene encoding class III lanthionine synthetase LanKC, with the translated sequence MSNNLYTYGDRYFFTHPTELSADELYEDTIKKLLPDYWIITRKSIWLSASNGPLNLPLQGFKIHISSVQNEIIDVIEKTVACCIKYGTAFKVICRKDIAGNMNSKSCSRSSAGKLITIYPQNNAIFRTLIDALHVALEANSGPYILSDKRYKDSQVVHYRYGGFLLLPKLQVSGKSVACIKNNTGLLTEDLRTPFYQLPDWIAEPFPEPLPINETNTPLKQRYQILEALAFSNSGGVYKALDLKTKSEVVIKEARPNISFRSMTKASVYAERVLQNEYDTLQALQDCQYFPKAIDWFLEWEHSFLVEEFVTGITLRQFRASNECTLVPFTGTSASAERFKGVFAWIANSCIEAIEVAHDANIVLGDISPNNIMVDGERHTIRFIDFDGSYKLDHENVVIDRENIPVLTTPGFSDYDLLLKNGNTFAGDWYALSMVLYSMILPIQNFFDLHKPICWKLLTKLEQDCKLDTRISEVIKLLANSQHLEAKKLVFTLAQQFQPQIAEKHAQPYKILPSTPSLFDDKQIQHEVSEIARFIETGVERKTSKNFVPLDYRAFDLHKNAIAYGYYGPAVMLTRAGRTVPNHLIDKIDNAMQTNVAPGILVGSAGMALAEIEIGRLEKAEYLARKSIQSPLLNQCCSFGYGLAGIGFMLLSVYKKTNDDSYLEYAADIACRLESMSIASSSGTRYPQEDDSKEHIGLIHGSSGIALFLLQLYKFNGSKDTLEQAEDAIRYDINIGLEAKNPLSWGETSDSDQRLPYWEFGAAGIGAVIVRFYEVTQSIFYLNLLQPLATNNFSRYSAEQGSFNGLAGLGELLLDINRATKDPIYLQSARHIADSIMQFSIEKPNGHIYPGKFAQRLSTDLAFGSSGIGLFLQRLVDGQPRWLHDLG
- a CDS encoding pseudouridine synthase, whose product is MRLAKYLSLTGCCSRRAATRLIRDGQVMIEARLANHIDTVTIIDTPNGMHCQEQIFVNGRLIAAVEAKAYWLFNKAVGTDSRLLAHLPNSLLHLLPESPRLYPVGRLDKDSRGLLILTNDGELTHQLMHPDYGHSKTYQVRVDRMFNDDFLLQMAAGVSYKDITTLPCKMSRLADDSYQIILTQGLNRQIRRMSQALGYKVIDLKRVSIQSLQLGDLAEGSMRLLSAAELTNLQSSLQATTLANS
- a CDS encoding sterol desaturase family protein, which encodes MLSTILIIFCACFILERAIPGWPLPSIRTWPIRVLLINAVQIRVVFLAGVSWEQWFSSWSVFNLSEIASPALGALIAYFIATFVFYWWHRWRHEFDMLWIGFHQIHHSPRRLEVITSFYKHPGEMVVNSILGSLLVYTLLGLSLEGAAIYTFCTAIGEFFYHTNVKTPHWIGYIFQRPEMHRIHHQAGRHKNNYGDIVWWDMLFGTYENPKEWRHSCGFTAEREERLLDMLAYKDVHKKER
- a CDS encoding IS3 family transposase (programmed frameshift) gives rise to the protein MRGKRYPDEFKIEAVKQVTERGYKIADVADRLGVTSKSLHNWINKFDKPEKQHITIDNQQDEIRKLKAELRRVTEERNILKEGRRVLCKRVKEKYTFIKSRLKQYPVKILCEILGVHRSGFYAWLKEPQSRRATEDKRLLGKIKQFWLESGCVYGYRNITLDLKDDGEVVGKNRVYRIMKQAEIKAVRGYKRNPTFGGGDVNHTAPNTLNRGFDVVKPNMIWVTDFTYIRTHEGWLYLTVVIDLFSRQVVGWTMKSTPKAELVIDALLMAIWRRSPTEKVLIHSDQGVQYTCSDWRSFLKEHNLEASMSRRGNCHDNAVAESFFSLLKKDRVKRKVYKTRDEARSEVFNYIEYFYNPVRHHGSNNGLSPIKFEKQYYENLERSRKLGAYHS